A region of Pyxidicoccus parkwaysis DNA encodes the following proteins:
- a CDS encoding DUF4384 domain-containing protein, producing MSAHESEWTLRRLSAGDLAAAEAARARAHAASCTACGATLRGLEHEQARFEAEVPFEHFEAGVERAAQRQKRSESFRTPPRRWVATTVAMAASVLVVLLARPLLNGGEHGRNGIKGGGAVAELRIGGGVGPQREARTDAPEALEEGERVMLGYKPHEHRYVAALSVDAIGEVTPLHPESGESLPVEPGADMHWLPDSWELTGSGAERVVLVLTDTPLKMDALMESARRSFEAANGEVEHMAPLDVPGEQAHWVLLKP from the coding sequence ATGAGCGCGCACGAGTCGGAGTGGACATTGCGCCGCCTGAGCGCCGGGGACCTGGCCGCCGCCGAGGCCGCCCGTGCCCGCGCCCACGCGGCCTCCTGCACGGCTTGCGGCGCCACCCTGCGCGGACTCGAGCACGAGCAGGCCCGCTTCGAGGCGGAAGTCCCCTTCGAGCACTTCGAGGCCGGCGTGGAGCGCGCGGCGCAGCGGCAGAAGCGCAGCGAGTCCTTCCGCACGCCGCCCCGCCGCTGGGTGGCCACGACGGTGGCCATGGCCGCCTCGGTGCTGGTGGTGCTCCTGGCCCGGCCCCTGCTGAATGGCGGCGAGCACGGGCGCAATGGCATCAAGGGCGGCGGCGCGGTGGCGGAGCTGCGCATCGGCGGAGGCGTGGGCCCGCAGCGCGAGGCGCGCACGGACGCGCCCGAGGCGCTGGAGGAAGGCGAGCGGGTGATGCTGGGCTACAAGCCGCACGAGCACCGCTACGTCGCGGCGCTGTCGGTGGATGCCATCGGCGAGGTGACGCCGCTGCACCCCGAGTCCGGCGAGAGCCTGCCGGTGGAGCCCGGCGCGGACATGCACTGGCTGCCGGACAGCTGGGAGCTGACGGGCTCCGGCGCCGAGCGCGTGGTGCTGGTGCTGACGGACACGCCGCTCAAGATGGACGCGCTGATGGAGTCGGCGCGGCGGTCCTTCGAAGCGGCCAACGGCGAGGTGGAGCACATGGCGCCGCTCGACGTGCCGGGTGAACAGGCGCACTGGGTGCTGCTCAAGCCATGA
- a CDS encoding RNA polymerase sigma factor yields MTGTSQPVLKVIQGGHPQDRRALLRELYSKYGGSVLGRCRYLLKDATKAEDAMHDVFARALTHGDDFRAESSPLTWLMKIATNHCLNQLRSERASWRQWFERDAAARSEGHGGAGELETRDLIRRLLAKVDVETQAAVVHYHVDGMTLEEVAAALGRSVPTIRKRLERFAELGGEELRVR; encoded by the coding sequence GTGACGGGAACGAGCCAGCCGGTCCTCAAGGTGATTCAGGGTGGCCACCCCCAGGACCGGCGTGCCCTGCTCCGCGAGCTGTATTCGAAGTACGGCGGCAGCGTGCTGGGTCGCTGCCGCTATCTGCTGAAGGACGCGACGAAGGCGGAGGACGCGATGCACGACGTCTTCGCCCGCGCCCTCACCCACGGCGACGACTTCCGCGCGGAGTCGTCGCCATTGACGTGGTTGATGAAGATTGCGACCAACCACTGCCTCAACCAGCTCCGCTCGGAGCGCGCGAGCTGGAGGCAATGGTTCGAGCGGGACGCGGCGGCGCGCTCCGAGGGGCACGGCGGCGCGGGCGAGCTGGAGACGCGGGATTTGATACGTCGGCTGCTGGCGAAGGTGGACGTGGAGACGCAGGCGGCGGTGGTGCACTACCACGTGGACGGGATGACGCTGGAAGAGGTGGCGGCGGCGCTCGGGCGCTCGGTCCCCACCATCCGCAAGAGGCTGGAGCGCTTCGCCGAATTGGGCGGAGAGGAGCTGAGGGTCCGATGA